The Elusimicrobiota bacterium genome contains a region encoding:
- a CDS encoding ATP-binding protein: MDKNEILAILKDWNDWDGQQDIGTIRNAYLNRLEALVTGSKQILTITGPRRAGKSYLMRRMARRLSDKGVNRKNILFVNFEDPRFTSLDTKLLAQIYDVYKGFIAAADTPYIFLDEIQEVEGWEKWVRTMHELKKARIFVSGSNAHLLSRELGTLLTGRHLDITVLPLSFAEFLLFNKVEIHNSFDSVGREAEIDGLLHKYIEAGSFPEVALSVKKTEILQSYFDDILTKDLLKRFRVRKMPVMKALIKYYLSNAGNLITFASAAKFLQVHTSTVERFSGYFEDVYLTFLLKRFSFKVKEQENSPRKIYAVDTGLCNSLGFRFSENIGRLAENVVFLALKRKQILDPQIELFYWKDVLHREVDFVIKDGLKVTRLIQVCWNIQDEKTKTRELRSLQKAMKELNVADAVIITDTTEGEEKLNGYTVKIVPLWKWLLAAEGVI; this comes from the coding sequence GTGGATAAAAATGAGATATTAGCCATATTGAAAGATTGGAATGATTGGGATGGCCAACAAGATATTGGCACTATCAGAAATGCCTATCTTAACAGATTAGAAGCCCTTGTTACGGGGTCTAAGCAGATACTTACTATAACTGGCCCAAGGCGCGCGGGAAAATCGTATCTTATGCGTCGGATGGCAAGACGGCTTTCTGATAAAGGAGTAAATAGAAAGAATATTCTTTTTGTTAATTTTGAAGACCCACGGTTCACGTCACTTGACACAAAACTGCTTGCTCAAATCTATGATGTTTATAAAGGTTTTATAGCTGCCGCGGATACGCCGTATATTTTTCTTGATGAAATCCAGGAAGTGGAGGGATGGGAAAAATGGGTGCGTACGATGCATGAGTTGAAGAAAGCGAGGATTTTTGTTTCCGGTTCAAATGCGCATTTGTTGAGCAGGGAATTAGGGACGCTGCTTACAGGACGGCATCTGGACATTACTGTTTTACCGTTATCGTTTGCAGAGTTCTTACTGTTTAACAAAGTGGAAATACACAACTCTTTTGATAGCGTTGGCAGAGAAGCAGAGATAGACGGGCTTCTGCATAAATATATTGAGGCGGGTTCGTTTCCGGAAGTAGCGTTATCGGTGAAGAAGACAGAGATTTTGCAAAGTTATTTTGATGATATTCTGACCAAAGACCTTCTTAAAAGGTTCCGTGTCAGAAAAATGCCGGTGATGAAAGCGTTGATAAAGTATTATTTGAGTAACGCGGGTAACCTCATAACTTTTGCGTCCGCTGCAAAGTTTTTGCAAGTGCATACAAGCACGGTTGAACGGTTCTCCGGGTATTTTGAAGATGTGTATCTTACATTCTTGCTTAAACGGTTCTCTTTCAAAGTAAAAGAACAGGAGAATAGCCCGCGTAAAATTTATGCGGTTGATACAGGATTATGTAATTCACTCGGGTTCAGGTTTTCTGAGAATATAGGAAGGCTTGCGGAGAACGTCGTGTTCTTGGCGTTGAAACGTAAACAAATACTTGATCCTCAAATAGAACTTTTTTACTGGAAAGATGTGCTTCACCGCGAGGTAGATTTTGTTATTAAAGACGGGTTGAAAGTAACGAGGTTGATTCAAGTATGCTGGAATATACAGGATGAGAAGACAAAGACGCGGGAATTGCGCAGCCTCCAAAAAGCTATGAAAGAACTCAATGTTGCAGATGCGGTTATCATCACGGACACGACGGAAGGCGAAGAAAAGTTGAACGGGTATACGGTGAAGATAGTGCCTTTGTGGAAATGGCTTTTGGCAGCTGAAGGTGTTATATAA
- a CDS encoding NYN domain-containing protein, with translation MSLHYILDGNNILHLLGVGSREELIEYMISRKPQGSDNNTVTIVFDGAPRYEHNKHGFANVHVLYSFETKADDIIIKKLKEIVAARKWQEVIVITNDNGLGRQVKLHGGTWSDIASFITKKQKPVDKQVTAKNKAQIKAGDKTTLVDLDEEESLFSAFLKKNSDKIRL, from the coding sequence ATGAGCCTGCACTACATTCTCGATGGCAATAATATTCTTCATTTACTCGGGGTTGGTTCACGTGAGGAGTTAATAGAGTACATGATTTCCCGTAAACCACAAGGGAGTGATAATAACACGGTAACTATCGTGTTTGACGGCGCGCCTAGGTATGAACATAATAAACACGGATTTGCTAATGTCCACGTATTATACAGTTTTGAAACTAAAGCGGATGATATAATAATCAAAAAACTTAAAGAAATCGTTGCTGCCCGCAAATGGCAGGAGGTTATTGTTATAACCAACGATAACGGGTTAGGCCGACAGGTGAAACTCCACGGGGGTACATGGTCAGATATCGCGTCGTTTATTACAAAAAAACAGAAGCCTGTTGATAAACAGGTTACCGCCAAGAATAAAGCACAAATAAAAGCTGGGGATAAAACAACGCTTGTTGACCTCGATGAAGAAGAAAGTTTGTTCTCCGCGTTCCTAAAAAAGAATTCTGATAAAATTAGGTTGTGA
- a CDS encoding peptide-binding protein — MKHCRLILLIPLILCSCGKSVDNDKIVSNDTLQKSVPAYGDTYIESTIGDASYLNPLLATDSASAGVNNLVYNGLVKYDKDIKLVGDLAESWDVTSNGLVITFYLRKNVYWHDGVKFTAKDVVYTYNRLIDPKVRTPYGADFALVKSVTAVNDNTVRVVYKEPFAPALESWGMGIVAQHVFSNAVGEEFNNHPSNRKPVGTGPYVFKDWKTDEKIVLTYNPNYFEDRKPGQTGRVYPYFNKYVFRVIPDQSVEFLELRNESIDSMGLTPDQYNAYPEYFKKYNKFRYPSFSYTYMGYNLENPLFKDKRVRHALAYGLDKKQVIQGVLLGLGKPATGPFPPSMWAYDPEVKDYEYNPEKAKSLLAEVGWKDVNNDGILENAELYAKTGKLQPFEFTIMTNQGNKLRSTTTEIVQLCLQKLGIKVNIRIVEWSTFIHQYVDKKKFDVVILGWNLSRDPDQYSIWHSSQRKEGQYNFVGYANPEVDRLLEKGRREFDVAKREKMYRRIHAIINDDQPYCFLYYPDSLPVVHKRIQNVELAPAGIGWNFVRWYVPKSQQKYQQ, encoded by the coding sequence ATGAAGCATTGCAGACTGATATTACTCATACCCCTTATCCTGTGTTCCTGCGGGAAAAGTGTTGATAACGATAAAATAGTTAGTAATGATACATTACAAAAAAGTGTGCCCGCATACGGGGATACTTATATCGAATCTACCATCGGTGATGCGAGCTACCTCAACCCATTACTCGCAACGGATTCTGCTTCCGCAGGGGTTAATAACCTGGTCTACAACGGGCTTGTGAAGTATGATAAAGATATTAAACTCGTGGGTGACCTCGCAGAATCGTGGGACGTTACTTCCAACGGGTTGGTTATCACGTTCTACTTGCGCAAAAACGTATATTGGCATGACGGTGTGAAGTTTACCGCAAAAGATGTGGTGTATACTTACAACCGGTTGATAGATCCTAAAGTACGGACGCCATACGGTGCGGATTTCGCGTTAGTAAAGTCTGTGACTGCGGTTAATGATAATACTGTCCGCGTAGTGTACAAAGAACCTTTTGCCCCTGCTCTTGAGTCCTGGGGGATGGGTATCGTTGCGCAACACGTGTTTAGCAACGCTGTGGGTGAGGAGTTTAATAATCATCCGTCTAACCGCAAGCCTGTTGGCACAGGGCCGTATGTTTTCAAGGATTGGAAGACAGATGAAAAGATTGTGCTTACCTACAACCCAAACTATTTTGAAGACCGTAAGCCCGGACAAACGGGGCGCGTGTATCCTTACTTCAATAAATACGTTTTCCGCGTAATCCCAGACCAGTCCGTTGAGTTTCTTGAACTACGTAATGAATCAATTGATTCTATGGGGTTAACCCCTGACCAGTACAACGCGTATCCTGAGTATTTCAAAAAATATAATAAGTTCCGGTATCCGTCGTTTAGTTATACGTATATGGGATATAACCTTGAGAATCCGTTATTCAAGGATAAACGTGTCCGTCACGCGTTGGCGTATGGTTTAGATAAAAAACAGGTTATCCAGGGTGTACTGCTCGGGCTGGGTAAGCCCGCAACCGGGCCGTTCCCGCCAAGTATGTGGGCGTATGATCCTGAAGTCAAGGATTATGAGTATAACCCGGAGAAAGCGAAAAGTTTACTTGCAGAGGTTGGGTGGAAGGATGTTAATAACGACGGGATACTCGAGAATGCTGAGCTATACGCAAAAACAGGTAAACTTCAACCATTTGAGTTTACTATTATGACCAACCAGGGGAATAAGTTGCGTTCTACCACGACCGAGATTGTACAGTTATGCCTCCAGAAGCTCGGGATAAAGGTTAATATCCGGATTGTTGAGTGGAGTACGTTTATACATCAGTATGTTGACAAAAAAAAGTTTGATGTTGTTATACTCGGGTGGAACCTTAGCCGTGACCCTGACCAGTACTCTATATGGCATAGTTCACAGCGGAAAGAAGGGCAGTATAATTTTGTTGGGTACGCGAATCCTGAAGTTGACCGCTTACTTGAGAAAGGGCGCAGGGAGTTTGACGTTGCGAAACGCGAGAAAATGTATCGCAGGATACACGCGATTATCAATGATGACCAGCCGTACTGTTTCCTGTACTACCCAGACTCTTTACCAGTAGTGCATAAACGTATACAAAACGTGGAGCTCGCGCCCGCAGGGATCGGGTGGAACTTTGTCCGGTGGTATGTCCCGAAATCGCAGCAGAAGTATCAACAGTAA